One region of Primulina tabacum isolate GXHZ01 chromosome 1, ASM2559414v2, whole genome shotgun sequence genomic DNA includes:
- the LOC142520114 gene encoding cyclin-U4-1-like, with the protein MAEVEVPDGMPKLITFLSSLLRQVAESNDLNRTSQPQKISVFHGLTRPTISIQSYLERIFKYANCSPSCYIVAYVYLDRFTQRQPTLQINSFNVHRLLIASVMVSAKFMDDMYYNNAYYAKVGGISTREMNFLEVDFLFGLGFHLNVTPSTFHTYYSYLQKEMMLHPHINAKSSNFFPSLNYEDESSHQQLAV; encoded by the exons ATGGCGGAAGTAGAGGTCCCAGATGGGATGCCTAAACTCATCACTTTCCTCTCTTCTCTCCTGCGACAAGTGGCGGAGTCGAACGATCTCAACCGTACATCCCAACCCCAGAAGATTTCAGTCTTCCATGGCCTCACGAGGCCAACCATCTCGATTCAAAGCTATCTCGAAAGAATCTTCAAGTATGCCAATTGTAGCCCTTCTTGCTACATTGTTGCCTACGTCTATCTTGATCGGTTCACTCAGCGGCAACCGACGTTGCAGATCAATTCCTTCAACGTTCACAGGCTGCTTATCGCCAGTGTCATGGTGTCTGCAAAGTTCATGGATGACAT GTACTACAACAACGCATACTATGCTAAAGTTGGAGGAATCAGCACAAGAGAAATGAACTTTCTTGAAGTGGATTTCTTGTTTGGACTAGGGTTCCATTTGAATGTGACTCCCTCCACTTTTCACACATATTATTCTTACCTCCAAAAGGAAATGATGCTTCATCCACACATCAATGCAAAATCTTCCAATTTTTTTCCGAGCTTAAACTATGAAGATGAATCATCCCATCAGCAGCTTGCTGTTTAA